A genomic window from Anthocerotibacter panamensis C109 includes:
- a CDS encoding alpha-E domain-containing protein, with the protein MLSRIAEYHYWMGRYIERAENNARVVGDFYQTQLDNYTDGNLGWGMVLEITGERANYQKQFSAVHAAEVENYLTFNPTNPNSILSCLTQARENARGIRDQISSELWLALNRLYLEIRETRWEGMGDAQAVNFYERIKEQSQLIDGLAHSTILRGTGWHFIRLGRFLERAIQVSRILGVRYAYLQTTTSPETNLLTSQQAQQWYSLLRSVSCFEVYLKLYRATLVPQHVVELLVLHPDAPRSVRFAVNKVHSTLAALVQQPSPGYRHEAQRLAGRLDATLAFTTSGEIDQQGVVPYLRKVEAALNQIGEHIHHIYFKYPAPQGHLQTQTLSQL; encoded by the coding sequence ATGCTGAGTCGGATTGCTGAATACCACTACTGGATGGGTCGCTATATCGAGCGCGCGGAGAACAATGCCCGCGTGGTGGGGGATTTTTACCAGACCCAACTGGACAACTACACGGATGGCAATCTCGGCTGGGGCATGGTGCTGGAGATCACGGGCGAGCGGGCAAACTACCAGAAGCAGTTCAGCGCAGTCCACGCGGCTGAAGTAGAAAACTATTTGACCTTTAATCCCACCAATCCCAACTCGATCCTCTCCTGCCTCACCCAGGCACGGGAAAACGCTCGGGGCATCCGCGACCAGATCTCCTCAGAACTATGGCTTGCCCTCAATCGCCTCTACCTGGAAATCCGCGAAACCCGTTGGGAGGGCATGGGGGATGCACAAGCAGTCAATTTCTACGAGCGGATCAAAGAGCAGTCGCAGTTGATCGATGGCCTCGCCCACAGTACGATTCTGCGGGGGACCGGCTGGCACTTCATCCGGTTGGGGCGCTTCCTGGAGCGGGCTATCCAAGTATCGCGTATCCTGGGCGTCCGCTATGCCTACCTCCAGACCACTACCTCCCCCGAAACCAATCTACTCACCTCCCAACAGGCTCAGCAGTGGTACTCTCTGTTGCGGTCGGTGAGTTGCTTTGAGGTCTACCTCAAGCTCTATCGCGCGACGTTAGTTCCTCAGCATGTGGTGGAATTGCTGGTTCTCCACCCAGATGCTCCGCGCTCGGTGCGCTTTGCGGTAAATAAAGTGCACAGCACGCTCGCAGCCCTAGTGCAGCAGCCTTCCCCAGGCTATCGCCATGAGGCACAGCGTTTGGCAGGACGCCTCGATGCTACCCTGGCCTTCACGACCTCGGGGGAAATTGACCAGCAAGGGGTTGTGCCCTATTTAAGAAAGGTGGAAGCTGCCCTCAATCAGATTGGTGAGCATATTCACCACATCTACTTTAAATACCCCGCGCCGCAGGGGCACCTACAGACCCAGACGCTCTCCCAACTGTAG